The DNA window AATGGAATAAGAAAATGTTAGTTATTCCATCGGACTTTTAAATGATATcactttttgaaatatatacttGATGAATGCTGTTTTAATAATATGGAAGGCATGGTGCTGGAAAGGGCTATCTTTTTGTCGTTAGCTGTAGTTCATGGAGATGTGCTTTTCCTTTAGACCTCTGTGCAGGTCCCCTCCCCGGCAGCTGGCGTGATCGAGGCTCTGTTAGTGCCTGATGGGGGCAGAGTCGAGGGTGGCACTCCTCTTTTCAAACTCAGAAAAGGAGGTCAGTTCTCTGCTATGATGCACATGGTATGCATCCCCCACCCATATCTTCTCTGCATAGAGAAACACAgcattggttttatttgtttatttattttgcagatgGTTTATTGTCATTTAATATTCAGGATGACTTAAGAGTTACtgagattaaaatatttgaGTAGAACAGTGTTTTGAGTTTCTTCCTAGTTTAACCACCTTTCctacttttctttcttgtataaatattgatgaaaaacattttgttttgcataattGTATTCCTCTTTTAACTTACCTGCCAAAACTACTTGAAAATAGAGATACATGCAAAATACCAATGAGAAgtcaaaggtttttttttttttactggaacaaAAGGCATACTGTAGTCCCTAGGAAggaaatatatatcaatatagaTGGGCATACAAGTGaatctattatttattattattattcccacTTTCAGTGCAAGACAGAGCTGCTTTTTTCATTGCTAGTTCGATAATAATCCAACATCAATGTTTTCTTCCGTTtctgatttttttatatattttttattcttcttgtCTTAACCAGCCGCCGCTGCCAAATCAGCTGATGCCCCACAGCCTGCGGCTCCTAAAGCTGAGGCCCCCGCAGCCGCACCCCCTCCCACCTCTGTGGGACCTATCCCGACCAGCATGCCCCCCATCCCCCCTGTGCCAGGACAGGCCATGGATGCCAAACCGGGTGAGCGTTCTTCTTGACTCGTCCCAAACAAGGGACCAAATCGAAATCATCATCAAGTTGCAAATGATCAAATTATGGTCCAGTTGTGTGCTTTGTGATTCCTGGGTGGTTCAAATTTCTCATGTCGTTGAGCCCAAAGTGTTACTGTCTTTTCCTCCGAGTTATGTGTTCTTCAAGTAGGGCATGTTTTTGATGAATCTTAGTCATGATCTTTATGTGTCGTGGAAGATTGATTTGCCTTCAATTCTCTGATAAGTGGCATAAACAACTTGAGATAAACAACCTGAAACGTTAACTGTGGGTAGCTTGCCAGATAAGCAGCCTCAACCGAAAGTAcacctttttttgtgtgtgtgtgtgtttaggtgTGTATGACTTAATCATTATAATATTTCTTGGGTTTCAGTTTCCGCTGTTAAACCCAGTGCAGCACCGTCCACCCAATTCACTGCTGCAGACAGTGCAGTCAAAGGATCCAGGTCCGAGCACCGGGTAAGAAACCACTACAACACGTCAAAGTGCAATTTGTTTACAGAGGCACAGATATTACATAGAGCGTCTTTAAGTTTTGAGTGTAGTTGTAAATATCAGATATCAAAAAGGTTCCCTGCAGCAggctatatttaaaataatatatagtcactgctttattttttttaaggagtacattaaattaatttacaacCTCTACATCTTAAAAGCAATACTGTATTGTtcagttcctttttttttttttttttccttctcttctcTGTGATTGATGGACACTGAGAATGAATCTAAGGGTTGTTCTGACTGAATCTGATTGAATGTAGATAATTATTTAAACTTTAAGTTAATtgatattattaaataaatcctatctaaaaaataaaaaaatctacgTAATGTGAATATTTAGCCTTGTGTTCCCATATTCAGTTGTGCTAGAAATCCCCTATTCCTGAGGAAGCAGTACTGATTTGAAAATAAGTacgtctgtctttttttttttttttttaggatctATTCAGTTCTAAATCAGTGTTTTAGTTCCCCCCACTCACTCATTCAGAAAAACTCATGTATTCAAAGTGTCTTTAAAACATCGTTTTTTTTTACCAAGGCACActtattagttattttattcatttattgattgactgattctGAAAAACAGGTAAAGATGAACCGAATGCGACTGAGAATTGCTCAGAGGCTGAAGGAAGCCCAAAACACCTGTGCCATGCTGACCACGTTCAATGAGATTGATATGAGGTGAGAAACTGCAGTAAAATATGATACTTCTGCCTTTACAGAGGAACTAACATTTATCTTTCATTGCGAGTCATAAATCTGACAGGAGGaagtaaattgtatttttttttaattttgcaagGTTATTACTTATGAATTATAATGGGTTGGAAGTAGATTTTTGAGAACTGGAAGGTATGATAAAGGAGCATTCTGTTTAAGCAGACAATACTTTTTGCATTAAGCACCTAtggtataaatacatttaagattTTTGTATGGATTTAGTTTAGATCAATAGGGACAGCTTTGTGAAATGTAATATCTTCTTCAacatcaaatgtaaatatttgtacctAATGTCAGTAAAACAAAGATAAGACTGGTAAAACAAGCTTTATTAATTTACGTggaaatgttagttttttttttcctgtgcagGAGACAACACTTTTGaccatttctttcaaaagctaATGAAGGTGTCGGTTTACAGCTATTTGGGGTTTTCTAtgtgttataattcaatttGTATTGATGGGATGGAGAAAGACTCCCAAGGATTGTGTTATTCTGGAGACTAAGGAAGGAGACAGGTTAGGAGGCCAGAGCATCTGCAAACCCCCTCAGAGAATAACCTGATGAGTGGAAGAGAGGCTGAAATGGAATAGGCTTTTATGACGAGGCAATaagatttggatggtttttaaAAGTGAAGATTTTTATCGCTTCTTCTCTCCTTTCTCGCAGAGCTTGCGTCTTGGGAGGGGTAATACCGTTAGCGGCGTAATCCTAGAATTTAAATAAGGTTATagacaggaaaacaaacaattaaaaatggcaTAAACACTGATAAAAGGATCTGTTTTATCATACCAAGGAAAAATGAATGCCAGCTTAACAGGAATAGCCTGTATTCGATAATCTTAATGTATTGGTTGGTCAAAAGGTCTCTGTTTGGAAACATTTTATTGCAAATCAAATAGTTCTCCTAGTTTTACTATTTAGTTACCTGGAATGTATACTGCAAGTTGTGAAAACGTAACGCAtgattgtagctgctgttacaaAGGAGTATTCAAGTTCTAGCATGAAttgcacagtgtgtttagatCCCTGTTTCTAAACTGCTGCTTGAGTCTCGGCAGGTATTTCTCACCACAATATTCCCTACAGCAACATCCAGGGAATGCGGCAGCAGCACAAAGATCTGTTCCTGAAGAAGCACGGCATCAAGCTTGGGTTCATGTCTGCGTTTGTCAAAGCTGCAGCGCACGCTCTGTCTGACCAGCCTGCCGTCAATGCAGGTATAAGCTTGTGTCCCATATGCTTTATTTACCTGCAGCTGGGAAGTTTTTTTACAAAGAAGAATAGTGAAGACTTGCTATGTTCAGTTTTCATACAGATAGGTAGCAAGTATGTGTGTGGTTAAGGGGTTTGTCTGAGTATATAGGTCTCAGAACGGAGGAGTCTGAAaacaagatttatttattttagctttttatAAATAAACCACAAACGCCTTCCATAAACGTCATTTTTACTGTGCCTAGTTACTGTGTCCTAATTAGAGAGCCCGCAGAAGAGTTAGATATAGAGGTTTCATCTTCATAGCCAGCCCCCCTGTGTCTAAAAGTATCTGCAAAAAGTATGATGCCTGTGGTTTTTTTTGTAGAGCTTGTgggttttgtcttttctttttgcaaGACATGTAGGTTTAGCTTATCGACAGTGCATTGCTGTATAGGTTCTGGAACTCCAGAATTGTATCTACTTACTAAAGGTTTAATTTCATGTAGAAAAAGTTTTGTGAAGCAGTCaagatatttttatataaaataacaggTTTACATAACTTGACTCTGTCCAGTGATGCTGAATGTTCACACATAAAACTCATAACAATATACcatataaaacacacaatcGAGGAATGCCCTCAAACTTAATTGAATATAGTAATTATGAATTTCTTCACCTCACTACGTAACTGGGAACTCTTGATAAGTGAAAATTCATTATCTCTTTGATCTTTTTTTAGTCATTGATGACACAACCAAAGAAATCGTATACAGGGATTATGTTGATATCAGCGTGGCTGTGTCTACACCAAAGGTACGTTCTCTTGGATGTCATTGCAAAGGGTACATTCTTCCACACTGCTTCTGACTGAAGTGAAGTCACGGTTGCTGTTCATTGTGATACCAGGGTCTCGTGGTGCCGGTGATCAGGGGCGTCGAGACGATGAACTTTGCTGACATCGAGAGGACCATAAACGAGCTCGGAGAGAAGGTAAGTTCATTCTGGAAATCAAACTCCTAAATGAAATCGATTAGCTTTTTTGCTGTTGTCATTGTACATGTTGTCATTAAGAATATGATGACCTGTTCGATCAAGAAGTCCCgtttgtgtttctgaatcaTGTTCTCTGTGCCACTCTGCGTTGTCTTCATGTTCCCAGGCCCGTAAGAATGAGCTGGCAGTGGAAGACATGGATGGAGGGACCTTCACCATCAGCAATGGAGGAGTGTTTGGATCCATGTTTGGGACCCCCATCATCAACCCTCCACAGTCTGCTATCCTGGGCATGCATGGCATCTTCGACAGGCCTGTTGCCATCGCAGGCAAGGTGTGTTACTCTCAAACCTTTCTTATAACGCTCTTTAATTAAACGCATACATCTCCATCAAATTTTCAAATACGGTAATGGTCTGAATTGGCTATGTTTGTGTTCCTCTGCTCCAGGTTGAAATCCGGCCCATGATGTACGTAGCGCTGACCTATGACCATCGTCTCATCGATGGGAGAGAGGCCGTGACTTTCCTGCGCAAGATCAAGTCTGCAGTGGAGGACCCCCGAGTACTGTTGCTTGACCTGTGACCCCTATAGCACAAATCCAGTTCTATTTAAAGCAGCCTCCCTTTCACAAGCAATGGTTATATACCCCACATTTATTACTACATGTGTAATTATATcgtttaaaacagatgttatgaACTGATAGCTTACCCTTGAGAAGAGACAGGTGGCTGGAATTCTGCATGGGTTCGAAGAGTAAAATCGAATGTTGCTAACGTGTATCACAGCTTGGGGTTTCAATGGAACAGGTTTCCTTCTGGTGTGAACTGGACCGCATTACAGagaagtttatttttcttgctcGTCTCACATTTTCTTAAGCTTTTCCATTAAGGAAATAGAATATTTACCTGTCAGAGACAAAGACGCGTGTCTAATTAAAAGTAGTGTAAacgcacataaaaaaaaataacttaagTTTTGCCCTTTcaaaacacatgaaaaatgCATTGAATATAAGCTGTAACAATACTCTGTTTTGTTCAAACAGAAATTGTAAAGCCTAAATCCACTTACTGTTCTTTCCCTGTTGGTTAAGGCACAGCATTTTCCTACTTTGGTGCAACATTTCAAGGTATTTTTGATGTACGTATTTGAGACACACAAGTTAGCATCTTTCACACAAGTCAGAGATATTTTCATTGATTACCCTGGGAACAGATTCTCTTGTCTGTGCTGTATACTCAACTTGTAACTATTTAAGGACAAtgattttaaacattaaaacaaaacaaaagattgCCGAAGCAATTTCAGTTTCTTTGTAGGTATTTTCAGAGTTTAGACTTTAGTAATCAGATGCCACAATTAATAATCTGTCTGTATActtaactaaaaaaaaaaccgaGTGCTGTTGTAACCATCTTAATTTAGGATTTAAGATGACTTGTCTTCTGAAATTGAGACACTGGTGGAAAGTGACATATTTGAGGGTGTTTATCATCATCGCTGAGTGGGGGGGGGACAGCACAGTACCCTGAATAGGCATGGATAGTTTTTGGATGCTCCTCTTATGAATCAATGTCATTATCATGAAGCTGTCAATTAGAGGAAGCGATTATTTCATATGTAACTATCATGATACTTTTTAGCTTCAAATACAAATTGTAAAATATAGAACTTGTctataatattacatttattgaaGCTCTTCAGATGTTTGGCATTTAAAATACTGGaccaaaaagaacaacaacaacaacttctTGCCTGAAGCAAATGGGTGATGAAATCCTGAATCTTAAGTCATGAAAGAAGAGGATGTGGTTGTTAAGGTATTAAACCCTTAGCTGCACTAATAAGTCCTATATAGAAGCACGGAAATTACGAGTAATTGCACTAGACCTGCCGTAGTTGCAGTGTGATCAAACGGTGCTCGAGCGCTCTAGTTTTGACAGTGCTTGAGTCTGAATGGCCAAGTGGGTTTCATAATTCTCCATAACAACACTTCTGTATCACGGGTCGGGCAAGAAACCGTTTTTAAGTCCTTATTGACATGATATAATTGAAATGGTGTTTCATCTCGAAAACGACATACTGCAGTAAAAACAGGATGAAAATGGAATTGCAGTTTGGAAAATGTTAATGTTCACCATGTCTAGCGAACGATCTTAACCTGATGTAAATATGGTCAATGAGCCCCACATGGACTGTAGCAAAATAATAGGCTAAAGCGAATATGCAAATCCGTGGACAGTACGCTCGTTTAGTTTCTACACTTAAGGATCTGAATAATGAGATCACCTCTGACAGAGTCTTCGGGCTGCTTATACCTTCACCTTTTCATAATACAGGGTCAAGTGTACACAGCTGCATTGGGGGCCCGGTAATACTTCGTTTACTTTAATAATCACAACACACAATAGCTTCTAATAGGCATCTTTGTTTCTTTGCCAGAACCCACACAAACGACCAAACAATGCAATCTAGAGGAAAACACTGAATTCATTactcacacaaaaaaacacgCACATTAGATTACCATAAGAATGGAGGAAGCTATAATATGGATAAATGGCACAAACAATAACAttcagagatttttttttattattctagcCACTCAAGATTCCATTAGCAAGAAAGGGATGATTTTAATGCGCTGCTCTGTAAGGTGCATAGATATCCCGGCCCTGTGTTTTCAAACgcaatttctttaaaaacttGGCACAAGATGAGAATACCAAATCAGGCCCGAACAGGATATTCGACCTTTTAGTCTTTGTGTTCTGATAGATGAAAGGTAGAAGAATAGAAACGGACAGTTTTTAAAAGATggcaatttgttttcattaccCACTTCAGAGAGATGATTTCCCTAAATTAttctgttattgtttctacatTTGCAAAACTATCAAACTGAGGCTGATGTTATGGTGCGGTTCAAAGTGTGATATGTTTTATTTCTGTCCGCAAAGCAATTAGGACATTGTAGGACTACCTTTTACCCAACACTTCTAGATACAACTTCACAAAATTAAAGATCTTTTaccttgcaaatgtattaactaCTTTTCCAATAGCACTGTTTGCAGTCTGTCTGGTATGTAATAAATACGGTATTTGATCTACACGTCTTGAAAACAGATTTTGTAAAAACGTCCACTGTGAAGAACAAGTAAGATTTTTGTTTCCCCCTCCCCAAAAATGTATTCCTGACAATCTAGAAAGTTAATGTTTCAACTGATTAGTAACCCTATGCTCATGTTACTTTTCAATATTAACCAAAAGTTCTGAATATGACTAGTTGCATCCACcaatttgttttgcagaaaCCATCATTGTGAAATAgacattatgatttattttgttcccAAAACAATGTAAAAGAAGACATTTGATATTGATCATCAATTTGTACTGCTACCATTGGAGCACACAATATCTTAATATTAGTATTTGACATGGTAGTCTTCCAGTGGAAAAACATTGTCAGCTGTGttaaaaataatcatgtaaatataaaatcagGTAGACTAATATTTCTGATGGTATTTTTAAGGCCAGTCATTTTTTTGAATTGGTGACACGGTGCTGTAGTTTAACCTCGTCTTCATGGGTCTGGTGCAATGGACCGTTGTAGCTTTAGCTGCTCTTAGGGAGAAAATAGCTATAGGAAATAGTCTGCAGCTTTTATGAatctaaacaaatgaaaatataaacgACTGACAAAGGTATCTAGTCTGGGTTGTGGTCAATGGAGCTCTGTGCTTCAAGCTGTGTGGTCAAGAGAGCAGTTCCTCTAAGCTGCAGCACAGGAGCGAAGTACAGGGTCTTCGAGCATGGGGTGGTAAACCCAATAGGGGTCCATATCGTGGGCAGAATCTCGGGGCTCTAAAGAGGCTAACTTACACAACGTTACACAAGCCCCACAACCCCAGACACTGATATGGACACAAAGCAACACAATGGCCAGAAATGTGACAGAACTGTACCCTTTCTGCAGTGCCCAGGCTAACTCTTCATATTTTTTTGGTAGAATTATTATGATTTGATATGGTTTTTAAggtgaaatgtattttgcattgaAACAGTGGAGcagatatttataaaatatgtgACAACAAACTAATATCTTcatgtattgttgttttatgtttttctttccaaatcTGAAGCGATTTACCAATTTGTATGCAGTAGCTGATGGAGTTTAACCTCTTATGATTATTACACTGTGTCTTTTTAAAGTAGAAATATAAGCCAGGTGAactgaaatacatgaaaatgtttcattactTTTAAATGCACGTTAAAATTAGGTTAGAGAAACTGGTCTTGAATAGGGGATTCGTCTTTTAATTTTGTGTGAATATTTCTATGTGCAtggtatgtattttattatttttacagcttTTAAAAATCATTACAATTGACTGTTTGATGACCTTTTTGAGtgtagatttttctttcttttttttaaacaaagaaaatCCGAACTCATATTAATTATTCATATGTGTTAGAAGCTATTTCTGCAAAACGTCAGAAAAGCCTTCTGCCTCCCACCTCCCTTACTTCAGTTGGTGTCCTTTTTAGTCGCTAAATGACAGTCCAGCAGTTAATGGAAAATATCAATGAATAAAAAATACCCTTAttaatgaattacattttttttaaatcatttcacATGAAAGTGAACAGCTGTCACATCAAACGTAgtaagaatataaataaataaataacatgcaaTCAAGTGAGTCAGATGCTTGATGATAGAAATATGATTAAAGAGTCGGATGAAATTATCCATCTATatcggtctgtctgtctgtccttaTATCTGTGTAAGAATACCCCAAGAAAATACTTTTGCAGCCGCAGTTATGAAGATATTTGGATTCTAAAGCCCCCAGCAAATAAATTAAGCGATACACTGAATtatagatgaaaaaaaactgaaaataatcttGATGATGGAATCTGCTGCCACCAATCAAGGGCTACAGTTTCCTCCATGTTTTGTTCCAAATGAGGTTGTAGTGCTGAATTGATGAAAGTATGACTTCACTGGTTGAATTCACAACTTTCCTAGATAGATTGCTAGGTGGTTTCACTGACACAAATCAGATCTAATCATGGACTAGCCcatgttatacactcacctaaaggattattaggaacacctgttcaatttctcattaatgcaattatctaaccaaccaatcacatggcagttgcttcaatgcatttaggggtgtggtcctggtcaagacaatctcctgaactccaaactgaatgtctgaatgggaaagaaaggtgatttaagcaattttgagcgtggcatggttgttggtgccagacgggccggtctgagtatttcacaatctgctcagttactgggattttcacgcacaaccatttctagggtttacaaagaatggtgtgaaaagggaaaaacatccagtatgcggcagtcctgtgggcgaaaatgccttgttgatgctagaggtcagaggagaatgagccgactgattcaagctgatagaagagcaactttgactgaaataaccactcgttacaaccgaggtatgcagcaaagcatttgtgaagccacaacacgtacaaccttgaggcggatgggctacaacagcagaagaccccaccgggtaccactcatctccactacaaataggaaaaagaggctacaatttgcacaagctcaccaaaattggacagttgaagactggaaaaatgttgcctggtctgatgagtctcgatttctgttgagacattcagatggtagagtcagaatttggcgtaaacagactgagaacatggatccatcatgccttgttaccactgtgcaggctggtggtggtggtgtaatggtgtgggggatgttttcttggcacactttaggccccttagtgccaattgggcatcgtttaaatgccacggcctacctgagcattgtttctgaccatgtccatccctttatgaccaccatgtacccatcctctgatggctacttccagcaggataatgcaccatgtcacaaaggtcgaatcatttcaaattggtttcttgaacatgacaatgagttcactgtactaaactggcccccacagtcaccagatctcaacccaatagagcatctttgggatgtggtggaacgggagcttcgtgccctggatgtgcatcccacaaatctccatcaactgcaagatgctatcctatcaatatgggccaacatttctaaagaatgctttcagcaccttgttgaatcaatgccacgtagaattaaggcagttctgaaggcgaaagggggtcaaacacagtattagtatggtgttcctaataatcctttaggtgagtgtatatgtactcCTAGACTAATGCAAattgaggtctgtgaaaccagccaaaAGTGACCTATGAAAACTGCAGACCTTCCTGTTGGCTACTGACTGACCCTGTTGGTTCCTGGTGGTTGACTTTCATGTATTTGAAAAACCCAGACAAAGCTTTTAAATATAAgtcaatattttttaataataacatgatCATACAGTGTTCATCAAAACCTTCATTTTACAGTTCCATCAGATAATTTCCTAACATCCGCTCATCGAAGAAGAGGAATTGCTTCTACTCTGAAAGGTAACTAAAAAACTTAATCACTGCATGCTGAGAAAACCTAATTGTGGCTCCATCACTCGTCCATTTGACCTCTATTTTCACAAAGGAGTTTCCATAAAGAGCTACATC is part of the Amia ocellicauda isolate fAmiCal2 chromosome 21, fAmiCal2.hap1, whole genome shotgun sequence genome and encodes:
- the dlst gene encoding dihydrolipoyllysine-residue succinyltransferase component of 2-oxoglutarate dehydrogenase complex, mitochondrial, producing MLSHSRCLSRTLGRSLSALSQGNNALGRRTVSGLSACHRLAYKNSHPECDSRSSVFHIRYFKTSAVCKNEVVTVNTPAFAESVTEGDVRWEKAVGDTVTEDEVVCEIETDKTSVQVPSPAAGVIEALLVPDGGRVEGGTPLFKLRKGAAAAKSADAPQPAAPKAEAPAAAPPPTSVGPIPTSMPPIPPVPGQAMDAKPVSAVKPSAAPSTQFTAADSAVKGSRSEHRVKMNRMRLRIAQRLKEAQNTCAMLTTFNEIDMSNIQGMRQQHKDLFLKKHGIKLGFMSAFVKAAAHALSDQPAVNAVIDDTTKEIVYRDYVDISVAVSTPKGLVVPVIRGVETMNFADIERTINELGEKARKNELAVEDMDGGTFTISNGGVFGSMFGTPIINPPQSAILGMHGIFDRPVAIAGKVEIRPMMYVALTYDHRLIDGREAVTFLRKIKSAVEDPRVLLLDL